A section of the Hevea brasiliensis isolate MT/VB/25A 57/8 chromosome 17, ASM3005281v1, whole genome shotgun sequence genome encodes:
- the LOC131175523 gene encoding 65-kDa microtubule-associated protein 3-like, with protein MSNLQNDPLLQVETTCGSLLYELQIIWDEVGELNTDRDRILLELEQECLEVYRRKVDQANRNRAQLRQAIADSEAELAAICSAMGERPVHIRQAEQTAGSLKEEIQRILPQLEEMQKRKLDRRNQFLEVVEEIQKITNEIYGSAARIFVDETDLSLRKLEELHRQLHALQKEKSDRLKQVQEHLDTLNSLCLVLGMDFKHTVTEVHPSFGVTEGSRNINNDTIQHLATAILKLREIKIQRMQKLQDLATTMLELWNLMDTPIEEQQMFQNVTCNIAASEHEITEPNTLSVDFINYVEAEVSRLEELKSSKMKDLVLKKRSELEEICRKTHIIPEADTATEYAIEVIESGNVDPASVLEQIEFQIGNVKEEAFSRKEILEKVEKWLTACEEECWLEEYNKDENRYSAGRGTHLTLKRAEKARSLVNKLPGMVEALASKTMAWEKERGAEFLYDGIRLLAMLEEYTILRQEKEEERRRQRDQKKLQGQLIAEQEALYGSKPSPSKTQSVKKAPRVSTGGASNKRLSLGGAMLHNPKSDIIQSSKAASHSRPGKKVDQIHQHDPLNHRQDDGFAALSAGRRGLDIAGLPAKKFSLRTVNAHEPESPMLRKPFSPISSTGSSKANILEDVITEHSEPCKKTLATNELSFTATPSRTSLADEENRTPKAMPIPVPKTPSTLSVPMQTTMTPAPPPVPYGASPAEEVPEVIEYSFEEIRAGFFLSRTHIKSIQV; from the exons ATGTCTAATCTTCAGAATGATCCACTTCTGCAAGTGGAAACAACCTGTGGATCCCTCCTTTATGAGTTGCAg ATCATTTGGGATGAGGTTGGGGAGTTAAATACTGATAGAGATAGAATACTGCTTGAGCTTGAACAAGAGTGTCTTGAAGTATACAGAAGAAAGGTCGATCAGGCAAACAGGAATAGAGCTCAGCTAAGGCAAGCAATTGCTGATTCTGAAGCTGAACTTGCGGCTATCTGTTCTGCTATGGGAGAGCGACCTGTACATATTAGGCAG GCTGAACAAACTGCTGGAAGCTTGAAGGAAGAAATTCAAAGAATCCTTCCACAACTTGAGGAGATGCAGAAGAGGAAATTAGACAGAAGAAATCAGTTCCTTGAAGTTGTAGAGGAAATACAGAAGATCACAAATGAGATATATGGGTCTGCTGCTCGTATATTTGTTGATGAAACTGATCTGTCTTTGAGAAAACTTGAAGAGTTGCATAGACAGCTGCATGCACTTCAAAAAGAGAAG AGTGACCGCTTGAAGCAGGTTCAGGAGCATCTTGATACTTTAAACTCACTTTGCTTGGTGCTTGGTATGGATTTCAAGCACACAGTTACAGAGGTTCatccaagttttggtgttactgaaGGATCAAGGAACATCAATAATGATACAATTCAGCATTTGGCTACTGCAATACTCAAattgagagagattaaaatacaaAGAATGCAGAAG CTCCAAGATCTTGCAACTACAATGTTGGAGCtttggaatttgatggatactccAATTGAAGAGCAGCAAATGTTCCAGAATGTTACCTGTAACATAGCTGCTTCAGAACATGAAATCACTGAGCCAAACACTCTATCTGTGGACTTCATCAATTAT GTTGAGGCAGAAGTCTCTCGGTTGGAAGAGTTGAAATCAAGCAAGATGAAAGATCTTGTTCTGAAGAAGAGATCAGAGCTGGAAGAGATCTGTAGAAAGACACATATTATTCCAGAAGCAGATACTGCAACAGAATATGCTATAGAAGTCATAGAATCTG GAAATGTGGACCCTGCTAGTGTCCTTGAGCAGATTGAATTTCAAATAGGAAACGTTAAGGAAGAAGCTTTTAGCAGGAAGGAAATCCTTGAAAAGGTTGAGAAATGGTTGACTGCATGTGAGGAGGAGTGCTGGCTTGAGGAGTACAACAAG GATGAAAATCGATACAGTGCAGGGAGAGGAACTCATCTTACCCTGAAGCGTGCTGAAAAAGCTCGTTCTTTGGTTAATAAACTTCCAG GTATGGTGGAGGCATTGGCTTCAAAAACCATGGCATGGGAAAAGGAAAGAGGCGCTGAGTTCTTGTATGATGGT ATTCGCCTTCTTGCCATGCTTGAAGAGTATACCATATTACGCCaggagaaagaggaagaaagacGGAGGCAGAGG GATCAGAAGAAATTGCAGGGTCAGCTGATAGCAGAGCAAGAGGCACTTTATGGGTCAAAACCAAGCCCTTCAAAGACTCAAAGTGTGAAAAAAGCTCCTAGAGTTTCAACTGGAGGTGCAAGCAACAAAAGACTCTCCCTTGGAGGAGCAATGCTGCACAATCCTAAATCTGATATAATTCAATCCAGCAAGGCTGCATCCCATTCACGTCCTGGCAAGAAAGTTGACCAAATCCACCAACACGATCCTTTAAATCACCGGCAGGATGATGGCTTTGCAGCATTGTCAGCTG GTAGGAGAGGGTTGGATATTGCTGGTCTTCCTGCAAAAAAATTTTCCTTGAGAACTGTAAATGCTCATGAACCAGAGTCACCAATGCTGCGGAAACCTTTCTCACCTATTTCTTCCACAGGATCGTCAAAAGCCAATATCTTAGAAGATGTGATCACAGAACATTCTGAGCCATGTAAGAAGACACTAGCAACTAATGAACTGTCCTTTACTGCTACCCCTTCGAGAACTTCTCTCGCAGATGAAGAGAATAGGACTCCTAAGGCAATGCCAATCCCTGTGCCAAAAACACCTTCAACATTGTCTGTTCCAATGCAGACGACTATGACCCCAGCACCTCCACCAGTTCCATATGGTGCTAGTCCAGCAGAAGAGGTTCCTGAAGTAATCGAATACTCATTCGAGGAAATAAGAGCTGGATTTTTTCTTTCCAGAACTCATATTAAGTCGATACAAGTTTGA
- the LOC110643068 gene encoding CASP-like protein 4D1 — MASKGITIAASTLALRILTLSALVACVVVFIINSVSVKVVIEDLTINNEPTKITVRDFIAYRFVISTAIIGTAYTILQLPFALNYACTGKRMMRNECLPEFDFYGDKVISFLLATGAGAGFAVSFELKSILKDLFTAIEDPTIPEIQESKASYNRFLNRGIIATAVLSLGFLCTAIISVLSSINRSGRKGFFN; from the exons ATGGCATCCAAAGGCATAACCATAGCAGCCTCAACCCTTGCATTGAGGATCTTGACCCTCTCGGCTTTGGTTGCTTGTGTGGTTGTATTTATCATCAACTCCGTCTCTGTCAAAGTTGTTATAGAGGATTTAACCATAAACAATGAACCCACCAAAATCACTGTCAGGGACTTCATTGCATACAG GTTTGTAATCTCTACAGCAATTATTGGAACAGCATATACAATATTGCAGCTACCTTTTGCTCTGAACTATGCCTGCACTGGAAAGAGAATGATGCGCAATGAATGCTTGCCAGAGTTCGACTTCTATGGAGACAAG GTGATAAGCTTCCTTCTTGCCACTGGTGCTGGTGCTGGTTTTGCTGTCAGTTTCGAGTTGAAATCCATTCTCAAAGATTTATTTACAGCTATTGAAGACCCTACTATTCCAGAAATACAAGAATCCAAAGCTAGTTATAATAGATTCCTTAACAGAGGAATTATTGCTACTGCTGTTTTATCTCTGGGATTCCTTTGCACGGCTATAATTTCAGTCCTATCATCCATCAACCGATCCGGAAGAAAGGGTTTCTTCAACTGA